Proteins found in one Nitrospinota bacterium genomic segment:
- the lnt gene encoding apolipoprotein N-acyltransferase, whose translation MIFYSWALKWINNTLINYGNLPQVVSFMVLGLLAAYLSFYTSLFCYLIRRVCKDNRGLLFLFAPVLWTALEYIRSTHSEYGFSWLGLGYSQFQTLPVIQMAEITGVYGVSWLIMLVNIGFYLSWKSWERDSETNMGPRFLSITILVLVLWLGYGGFAMNRTAQTPGLKVALIQGNVEQFMKWNPVYQKVVMSKYRDLTLKAAQSKPQLIVWPETAMPFYYNQHAEGTEFVKNLAWQIQTPILFGSPFRTKEGTNIIHYNSAYLVTETGTTQNRYDKIHLVPFGEFVPFRKLLFFVEKLVEMIGDFGRGKEATIFNVGKYKAGVSICYEIIFPDLIRQAVKNGANFLINITNDAWFGKSAASYQHMSMGVLRAVENRVPIVRSANTGISGTITANGTLRDETELFVDAARITQITPGERGLTFYSAYGDIFSWLCLLGTGLLVVTALRNNKELRK comes from the coding sequence ATGATTTTTTATTCATGGGCCTTGAAATGGATCAATAATACCCTTATCAACTACGGCAATCTTCCACAGGTCGTAAGTTTCATGGTTTTGGGGCTTTTAGCCGCCTATCTATCATTTTATACGTCACTTTTCTGCTATCTGATAAGGAGAGTCTGCAAAGATAACCGAGGATTGTTATTCCTCTTCGCTCCGGTTCTCTGGACGGCTTTGGAATACATCCGTTCAACTCACTCAGAATATGGGTTTTCCTGGTTAGGTTTAGGCTACTCGCAGTTCCAGACACTGCCTGTTATCCAGATGGCAGAGATCACCGGGGTGTATGGGGTTTCCTGGCTTATCATGCTTGTCAATATAGGGTTTTACCTGTCCTGGAAATCCTGGGAGCGGGATTCAGAAACCAACATGGGGCCAAGGTTTTTATCTATCACAATTCTTGTCCTGGTTCTCTGGCTGGGTTACGGAGGATTTGCCATGAACCGCACGGCACAAACACCTGGCTTAAAGGTCGCACTGATCCAGGGTAATGTTGAGCAGTTCATGAAATGGAATCCGGTATACCAGAAGGTGGTTATGAGCAAATATCGTGATCTGACTCTCAAAGCCGCCCAGTCAAAACCCCAGTTGATCGTGTGGCCTGAAACAGCAATGCCTTTTTACTACAACCAGCATGCGGAAGGTACCGAGTTTGTAAAAAACCTTGCCTGGCAAATACAAACCCCCATTCTATTTGGCAGTCCCTTCCGGACCAAAGAAGGAACAAACATCATTCACTATAACAGCGCTTACCTGGTAACCGAAACGGGTACAACACAAAACCGTTATGACAAAATTCATCTAGTCCCTTTTGGTGAGTTTGTGCCTTTCAGAAAACTTTTGTTCTTCGTGGAAAAACTTGTGGAGATGATCGGCGACTTCGGGCGAGGAAAAGAAGCAACAATATTTAATGTCGGGAAATATAAGGCCGGGGTCTCCATCTGTTATGAAATTATATTTCCTGATCTGATAAGACAGGCGGTTAAAAATGGCGCTAACTTTTTAATCAACATCACCAACGATGCCTGGTTTGGCAAAAGTGCAGCGAGCTACCAGCATATGAGCATGGGGGTATTGAGAGCCGTTGAAAATCGTGTACCCATCGTTCGTTCAGCCAATACGGGTATTTCAGGCACGATCACCGCTAACGGCACACTGCGCGATGAAACAGAACTTTTTGTCGATGCCGCCAGGATCACTCAAATCACCCCCGGCGAAAGAGGACTCACCTTCTACAGTGCTTATGGCGATATCTTCAGCTGGCTTTGCCTGCTAGGAACAGGACTACTAGTTGTTACAGCACTAAGAAATAATAAGGAGCTACGTAAATGA
- the coaD gene encoding pantetheine-phosphate adenylyltransferase — MKKNRIALYPGTFDPVTFGHIDIMRRAVKLFDRLIVAVALNPNKHPLFSLEDRVRFIKNATKKFSTIEVTPFDNLLISLAHSKKASVVIKGLRAISDFEFELQMGLMNRKMDESIETLFMIPSQEYSFLSSNLVKEIARHGGDVSKLVPRDVIKELKKRI, encoded by the coding sequence ATGAAAAAAAATCGTATTGCTCTTTATCCGGGAACTTTTGATCCTGTAACGTTCGGTCACATTGACATAATGCGTCGAGCTGTGAAACTATTTGACCGTCTCATTGTTGCGGTTGCGTTAAACCCAAATAAACATCCCTTATTTTCCCTGGAAGATCGAGTGAGGTTTATAAAAAACGCTACAAAAAAATTCAGTACGATTGAGGTGACCCCATTTGATAATCTTTTAATCTCGCTGGCTCATTCTAAAAAAGCTTCTGTCGTAATAAAGGGACTACGGGCCATCAGTGATTTTGAATTTGAATTACAGATGGGATTAATGAACAGGAAAATGGATGAGTCTATCGAAACATTATTCATGATTCCAAGCCAGGAATATTCTTTTCTAAGCTCAAACCTTGTTAAGGAAATTGCCAGGCATGGGGGAGATGTTTCCAAACTTGTTCCTCGTGACGTAATAAAGGAGTTGAAAAAAAGGATCTGA
- a CDS encoding AAA family ATPase, whose translation MKDALTRSRTFIKEFIQMKGQYSQGLIYMGEPGLGKTHLAVSIIKELILKHGVECKFVDFFELLRDIRHGYGEDISEGEFINPYVGVKVLVIDELAKGRNTDWELTILDHFISSRYNDDDKVTLVTTNFKDKLDNGIGDNKKSGLSNASTRYTLEEKIGPRIFSRLMEMCKKVHLQGKDFRQV comes from the coding sequence TTGAAAGATGCTTTAACGCGATCCAGAACGTTCATCAAAGAATTCATCCAGATGAAAGGTCAATATAGTCAGGGCCTGATTTATATGGGTGAACCCGGTCTGGGCAAAACCCATCTTGCGGTTTCTATTATTAAAGAGCTGATTTTAAAACATGGTGTCGAGTGCAAATTCGTTGATTTTTTTGAACTGCTCCGTGATATACGACATGGTTATGGAGAAGATATTTCTGAAGGTGAATTCATCAACCCGTATGTTGGTGTGAAAGTACTGGTGATTGATGAGTTGGCAAAAGGCAGAAATACCGATTGGGAACTGACCATTCTTGATCATTTTATCTCCAGCCGTTACAACGATGATGACAAGGTGACTTTGGTCACCACCAATTTCAAAGACAAGCTGGATAATGGAATAGGGGATAACAAGAAGTCCGGACTTTCTAATGCCAGCACTCGCTACACTCTGGAAGAGAAAATCGGCCCACGAATATTTTCTCGATTGATGGAAATGTGCAAGAAAGTCCACCTGCAAGGCAAAGACTTCCGCCAGGTTTAA
- a CDS encoding molybdopterin-dependent oxidoreductase: MRLNRRKFLQVSAGVATAMALTSKRVGAQLKPVVKVGNPLEAYPDRRWEEVYRDQYKYERSFTYCCSPNDTHQCRVRGFVRNGILMRIEQNYDHHKVRDLYGNQADAAWNPRMCLRGMTYPRRAYGPYRNKYPMIRVGWKQWADDGFPYLDKENREKYKMTSRGTDEFVRMTWDQTFTYIAKGHIAVGKAYSGARGAQRLKNEGYQPEMIEAMGGSGPRTFKYRGGMGLLGVIGKYGIYRLANMVALLDSIIRGRGPGKVLGGRAWSNYTWHGDQAPGHSWTHGMQTSDIDFADHRYAKMTIQWGKNLIENKMPEAHWYTEIMERGGTLVSIAPEYNPPATKADYWVPTRAGLADIALFLGVAKIIMDEGLVDVDFVKDYTDMPLLVRTDTLVRLHPDDFIPGYKAQALPKDGFTTKWMKNFNRDMMPDFTVWDTNTDKPVAITREDIGAKMRKKNIDPALDGVFDIKLVSGKTITAMPLYEMYKIHLKDYDVDTTNQICHAPKDLIVRLARDIGTIKPVEIHYGEGINHYFHATMHNRASYVPLMLTGNVGPKGSGSHTWAGNYKAGNYQGSHWSGPGFAAMVAEDPFNTILDASKNVDWKNVKGYLKGEEVSYWAHRDKALIVNTPRYGRKVFTGRTHMPTPTKLVWFVNVNVINNAKWFYE, encoded by the coding sequence ATGAGGTTAAACAGACGTAAGTTCTTGCAGGTGAGTGCTGGTGTAGCGACAGCTATGGCATTGACGAGCAAGAGGGTTGGAGCTCAGCTGAAGCCCGTAGTGAAAGTCGGGAATCCGCTGGAAGCTTATCCTGACAGACGGTGGGAAGAAGTCTACCGTGACCAGTATAAGTATGAGCGTTCTTTCACGTATTGTTGTTCTCCGAACGACACCCATCAATGTCGTGTGCGTGGATTCGTACGTAATGGCATCTTGATGCGTATCGAGCAGAACTACGATCACCACAAAGTTCGCGATCTGTATGGTAACCAAGCTGACGCAGCGTGGAATCCTCGCATGTGTCTGCGTGGTATGACGTATCCCCGTCGTGCTTACGGCCCGTATCGGAATAAATATCCGATGATTCGTGTTGGCTGGAAGCAGTGGGCGGATGACGGCTTTCCTTATCTGGACAAGGAAAATCGTGAAAAGTATAAGATGACAAGCCGGGGAACGGACGAATTCGTTCGTATGACCTGGGATCAGACCTTCACCTATATTGCCAAGGGTCACATTGCTGTTGGTAAGGCATACAGTGGTGCCCGTGGTGCACAGCGTCTGAAGAATGAAGGTTACCAGCCTGAGATGATCGAAGCGATGGGCGGATCTGGCCCGCGTACTTTTAAGTATCGCGGTGGTATGGGTCTTCTCGGCGTTATCGGTAAGTATGGTATCTACCGGTTGGCTAACATGGTAGCCCTGTTGGACTCCATCATTCGTGGTCGCGGACCTGGTAAGGTACTGGGCGGACGCGCATGGTCCAACTACACCTGGCATGGTGATCAGGCTCCTGGACATTCCTGGACACATGGAATGCAGACCTCTGATATCGACTTCGCTGACCATCGTTATGCGAAGATGACCATTCAGTGGGGTAAAAACCTGATCGAGAACAAAATGCCTGAAGCGCATTGGTATACAGAGATCATGGAACGTGGTGGTACGCTCGTATCGATCGCTCCTGAGTACAATCCGCCTGCAACTAAAGCGGACTACTGGGTACCGACCCGCGCAGGTTTGGCAGACATCGCCCTGTTTTTGGGTGTTGCCAAAATTATCATGGACGAAGGTCTTGTAGACGTGGATTTCGTTAAGGACTACACAGATATGCCTCTGTTGGTTCGAACGGATACTCTCGTTCGCTTGCATCCGGATGATTTCATTCCGGGTTACAAGGCTCAAGCCCTGCCGAAAGACGGCTTCACCACGAAGTGGATGAAGAACTTCAACCGTGACATGATGCCTGACTTCACCGTTTGGGATACCAATACGGATAAGCCGGTCGCAATCACGCGCGAAGACATCGGCGCTAAGATGAGAAAGAAAAATATCGATCCTGCATTGGACGGTGTTTTTGACATTAAACTCGTAAGCGGCAAAACCATCACGGCTATGCCTCTCTACGAAATGTATAAGATTCACCTGAAGGATTACGATGTTGATACGACCAACCAAATCTGTCACGCTCCCAAGGACTTGATTGTCCGTCTGGCTCGCGACATAGGTACGATCAAACCTGTTGAAATCCACTACGGTGAAGGTATCAACCATTACTTCCACGCTACGATGCATAACCGTGCATCTTATGTTCCTCTGATGTTGACCGGTAACGTCGGTCCTAAAGGTTCTGGCTCTCACACATGGGCTGGTAACTACAAGGCTGGTAACTACCAGGGTTCACATTGGTCTGGACCTGGCTTCGCGGCCATGGTTGCGGAAGATCCTTTCAACACCATTCTCGATGCTTCCAAGAACGTTGACTGGAAGAACGTTAAGGGTTATCTGAAGGGTGAGGAAGTCAGCTACTGGGCGCATCGTGATAAAGCGCTGATCGTAAATACCCCACGCTATGGCCGAAAGGTATTCACGGGACGTACGCATATGCCTACGCCTACCAAGCTGGTATGGTTTGTTAACGTTAACGTTATCAACAATGCTAAGTGGTTCTACGAGTT
- a CDS encoding SDR family NAD(P)-dependent oxidoreductase yields MIYKTAMVTGASSGIGKAIAEVLAKHKVRLILVARRQDKLEQLKSQLQVPSHNIACDITDKNKLKEKLGSLPAEFKNIDVLINCAGLALGLEAAQETEWQDWETMLNVNCLALSYITRLLLPGMVNRDRGHIVNIGSTAGTYAYPGSNVYGATKAFVEQLTINLKADLLGTALRVTNIAPAMVGESEFSLVRFKGDEEKAGKVYEGLKPLSPADVAESVLWVLMQPEHVNINRIEMMPVNQAPSNLATWRETNEQ; encoded by the coding sequence ATGATCTATAAAACCGCAATGGTTACTGGCGCATCATCAGGAATCGGAAAAGCAATTGCCGAAGTTCTGGCAAAACACAAGGTTCGATTAATTTTAGTAGCACGGAGACAGGACAAGCTGGAGCAATTAAAAAGTCAGCTCCAGGTTCCAAGCCATAACATTGCCTGTGACATCACTGATAAAAATAAATTAAAAGAAAAACTGGGTAGTCTTCCTGCCGAATTCAAAAATATTGATGTGCTCATTAATTGTGCCGGGTTGGCTTTGGGACTTGAGGCAGCGCAGGAAACCGAATGGCAGGATTGGGAAACAATGCTTAATGTAAATTGCCTGGCTTTGTCCTATATAACGCGCCTCCTGTTGCCTGGAATGGTTAACAGGGACCGTGGGCATATTGTGAATATAGGGTCTACTGCCGGCACCTATGCCTACCCCGGCTCCAATGTCTATGGCGCGACCAAAGCATTTGTGGAGCAGTTGACAATAAATTTAAAAGCAGATTTATTGGGCACCGCCCTACGCGTCACCAATATCGCACCAGCTATGGTTGGCGAAAGTGAATTTTCTCTGGTGCGGTTCAAAGGCGATGAGGAGAAAGCGGGAAAAGTTTATGAAGGATTAAAACCCCTTTCTCCAGCTGATGTTGCCGAAAGTGTGCTCTGGGTTTTAATGCAGCCAGAACATGTAAACATCAACCGAATAGAAATGATGCCAGTTAACCAGGCCCCCTCCAATCTAGCCACCTGGCGTGAGACCAATGAGCAATAA
- a CDS encoding response regulator: MLTNPIFPECGISNISLKKKILVVDDERSTTILLSGILKKNYDVETALSSHEAILITHKFQPDLITSDINMPGLGGDALLHILRAWKPAIPVLVVSGSIKPDIKDKCIEDGASGFIPKPVDRSLLLEEVQKILTDTVPTTKVSESILSEVELAIMILEREGLITREQSKEELKSVKSRIMNS, encoded by the coding sequence ATCCTGACCAACCCAATATTTCCTGAATGCGGTATTTCAAACATAAGTTTGAAAAAGAAAATTCTAGTCGTCGATGATGAAAGATCGACCACTATACTTTTGTCAGGAATTTTGAAGAAAAATTATGATGTTGAAACGGCTCTCAGCAGTCATGAAGCAATTTTAATAACTCATAAATTTCAACCCGACTTAATCACCTCAGACATCAATATGCCGGGACTGGGTGGAGATGCCCTGCTACATATCCTTCGTGCATGGAAACCAGCCATTCCTGTTTTGGTTGTTTCAGGAAGTATAAAGCCCGACATCAAAGACAAGTGTATTGAAGATGGAGCATCCGGCTTCATCCCCAAACCTGTTGATCGATCCTTATTGCTGGAAGAAGTTCAAAAAATTCTTACGGACACGGTTCCAACAACTAAAGTTTCGGAAAGCATTTTGAGCGAGGTAGAACTGGCAATCATGATTCTTGAAAGAGAAGGATTAATCACCAGGGAACAATCTAAAGAAGAGTTGAAAAGCGTCAAATCCAGGATAATGAATTCATAA
- a CDS encoding N-acetyltransferase — MLREAKLEDAQAIQNLICFYSEDGKMLFRTLEEIEERVADFLVFEMNGEVVGICSLKFGWDRLVEIRSLGVDPRYHRQGIATQMIQDSVERALLREDCDTIFVLTYAVSLFTKFGFEIVDKIQLPQKVWNDCQACLHKDNCDETAMSLSLAPLKKTAALKDSGEVLYS, encoded by the coding sequence ATGTTACGAGAAGCTAAATTAGAGGATGCGCAGGCGATCCAGAACCTGATCTGTTTCTATTCTGAAGACGGCAAAATGCTGTTCCGCACGTTGGAAGAAATAGAAGAAAGAGTCGCTGATTTTCTGGTTTTTGAAATGAACGGTGAGGTCGTTGGCATCTGCAGCCTGAAGTTTGGATGGGACAGGCTGGTGGAAATTCGATCGCTTGGTGTTGACCCACGTTATCACAGGCAGGGAATTGCCACTCAAATGATTCAAGACAGTGTTGAACGGGCGTTGTTGAGAGAGGATTGCGACACGATTTTTGTTCTCACTTACGCGGTGTCTTTGTTCACAAAGTTCGGATTTGAAATTGTGGATAAGATCCAGCTTCCGCAAAAGGTTTGGAACGATTGCCAGGCTTGCCTGCATAAAGATAATTGTGATGAAACGGCGATGAGCCTTTCGTTAGCACCGTTAAAGAAAACGGCGGCCTTGAAAGATTCTGGAGAAGTCCTATATTCATAG
- a CDS encoding DUF484 family protein: MNKDQVAIYLNEHPEFFNEYPELLKKIKEIKEEDLPIEPMSTLSLADRIIKRVHDDKEHLKSKLEWLFEISRANEKIQDHLFEIERLVLTSTNLDQMVHQLQKEIPNRFGIPSIKVCLIKGADPCVESRLRQRYNGTLDETVKFITQETVDRWFEQGIKPVLRSEIEESEMFGNNNETVKSEAIIPIVAQDSMVGAIAFGSPNPFHFHDGLGSDFLERMADKVAISINNILLIDQLKDQLVVNPV, from the coding sequence ATGAATAAAGACCAGGTCGCTATATATCTCAATGAGCATCCCGAATTTTTTAACGAATACCCTGAGTTGTTGAAAAAAATTAAAGAGATAAAAGAAGAAGATTTGCCCATCGAACCGATGAGCACATTGAGTCTGGCTGACAGGATCATTAAACGCGTACACGATGATAAAGAACACCTTAAAAGCAAGCTGGAGTGGTTGTTCGAAATTTCCCGCGCGAATGAAAAAATTCAGGACCACCTGTTCGAAATAGAAAGACTGGTATTGACCAGCACCAATCTGGACCAGATGGTTCATCAACTGCAAAAAGAAATTCCCAACCGTTTCGGCATACCCAGCATTAAAGTCTGTCTTATAAAAGGGGCGGACCCTTGTGTGGAAAGCAGGTTGCGGCAACGTTACAACGGCACACTTGATGAAACTGTGAAATTCATTACCCAGGAAACAGTCGACAGATGGTTTGAACAAGGAATCAAACCCGTTCTTCGAAGTGAAATTGAAGAATCCGAAATGTTTGGCAATAATAATGAAACTGTAAAATCAGAAGCGATTATTCCAATTGTCGCTCAGGACTCAATGGTGGGTGCCATTGCGTTTGGCAGTCCTAACCCTTTTCATTTTCATGACGGGCTCGGCAGCGACTTTCTGGAACGCATGGCCGACAAAGTCGCCATCTCTATCAACAACATCCTTCTTATAGACCAGCTCAAAGACCAGCTGGTGGTCAACCCGGTCTAG
- a CDS encoding flagellar hook-basal body complex protein yields MLGPIFNAFTGLSNASKRLQNSANNVANVNTAGFKKSDVNSVETKSGGTRVNDISKVNTQGSLIPTGNPLDLAIDGNGFFQVANPNGGVSFTRSGSFKQDAGGNIVDASGNALVPAINIPGNNTGISVDSSGQVSARVDGQSQVAGQITLASFQNPSGLSAAGGNLFDQSASSGAPQVGNPGGGALGTVRSGFLEGSNVDITEEIVDQIASKAAFKANVNVIKTNDEMLGTILDIKS; encoded by the coding sequence ATGCTAGGTCCAATATTCAATGCATTTACAGGATTGAGCAACGCCTCGAAAAGACTGCAGAACAGTGCCAACAATGTTGCCAATGTTAATACCGCTGGATTCAAGAAAAGCGATGTCAATAGTGTTGAAACCAAATCGGGCGGCACCCGGGTTAATGATATTTCCAAAGTAAACACTCAGGGTTCTTTGATACCGACGGGTAATCCTCTTGACCTTGCCATTGATGGCAATGGCTTTTTCCAAGTGGCGAATCCAAACGGAGGAGTCAGCTTTACCCGTTCGGGAAGTTTCAAGCAAGACGCGGGAGGAAACATTGTCGATGCCAGTGGTAATGCCCTTGTTCCGGCAATCAACATTCCGGGAAACAATACCGGAATCAGTGTTGATTCCAGCGGGCAGGTTTCTGCCCGGGTGGATGGACAATCTCAAGTTGCCGGTCAGATTACGCTTGCCAGCTTTCAGAATCCTTCAGGGTTATCTGCGGCAGGTGGTAATTTATTTGACCAGTCAGCCTCTTCGGGTGCTCCGCAGGTTGGGAATCCCGGTGGTGGGGCACTGGGCACAGTCCGTTCCGGATTTCTTGAAGGCTCCAATGTTGATATTACCGAAGAGATTGTCGATCAGATTGCATCCAAGGCGGCTTTCAAAGCCAATGTGAATGTGATCAAAACAAATGATGAAATGTTGGGCACCATTCTTGATATAAAAAGCTAA
- a CDS encoding (2Fe-2S)-binding protein produces the protein MLETKKQFLDNLKKVCLCRSIKAGTIMAAIKGGTLTFEGLRKELGVGTGNCKAKRCRSKIEERIKEYKDSLKEDGETVEP, from the coding sequence ATTTTGGAAACAAAAAAACAATTTTTAGATAACCTCAAGAAGGTTTGCCTTTGTCGAAGCATCAAGGCGGGAACTATAATGGCTGCCATTAAAGGCGGAACCTTGACTTTTGAAGGTTTGAGAAAAGAATTAGGTGTGGGAACGGGCAATTGTAAAGCCAAGCGTTGCCGGTCCAAGATCGAAGAAAGAATCAAAGAGTATAAAGATAGTTTAAAAGAAGACGGCGAAACGGTTGAGCCTTAG
- a CDS encoding DUF1018 domain-containing protein: protein MSKKAVAQQKKQLPTETRVAVSSARPTRAELAKIHIAKRDLKLTDQLYRGVLNVLFGETSAKDLSHKQIDELLTHFKSLGWESDYSADTKKETGSKNKISDKPVSQVSPSRGPATMAQLGLIMYLWKHGPGIRNKSTEALDYFLNHHFHVSELKEVKARQVPGILGAIRKMARL, encoded by the coding sequence ATGTCAAAAAAAGCTGTTGCTCAACAAAAAAAACAACTGCCCACTGAAACCAGGGTCGCTGTGTCGTCTGCCAGGCCGACGCGTGCGGAGTTGGCAAAAATCCATATTGCGAAGCGCGATTTAAAGTTGACCGATCAGTTGTATCGCGGGGTTTTAAATGTGCTGTTTGGAGAAACCTCTGCCAAGGATCTCTCTCACAAACAAATCGATGAACTGCTCACACACTTTAAGAGCCTGGGTTGGGAAAGCGATTATTCTGCAGATACAAAAAAAGAAACAGGTAGTAAAAATAAAATATCAGATAAACCAGTTAGTCAGGTTTCACCAAGTCGAGGACCCGCAACGATGGCTCAACTGGGTTTGATCATGTATTTATGGAAACACGGACCCGGCATAAGAAACAAATCCACAGAGGCATTGGACTATTTTTTAAACCACCATTTTCATGTATCCGAGTTGAAAGAAGTAAAGGCACGCCAGGTGCCGGGCATTCTGGGTGCGATTCGTAAAATGGCGCGTTTGTAG
- a CDS encoding pyridoxal phosphate-dependent aminotransferase, with translation MKFSNRIQQVKPSMTLAIDAKAKELKAQGEDVIGFGAGEPDFNTPDRIKQAAIRAIEANETHYTPVGGTNELKDAIITKMKRDNSLDYDRSQILVSCGAKHSFYNLAQALWEAGDEVIIPAPYWVSFPEMVGLSGAKPVIINTDAANNFKITVDQIKEVLTPNTRALLINTPSNPTGFAYEKAELEAIAEFALANNLLLISDEIYEWIIFDGFQHTSIASLSEEAQKNCVVINGVSKCYAMTGWRIGYIAADSEIVKKVQKLQGQSTSGPCSISQAASIEALTGPHDDVLAMVREFEKRRNVMVDQLAAIPGVTCNKPNGSFYSFPDFSSLYGKKDPNGKELNGSLDFTEYLLTEKKVAIVPGIAFGADANARMSFASSLELIEAGVQRIKEAVGKLSD, from the coding sequence ATGAAATTTTCAAACCGTATTCAGCAAGTTAAACCTTCTATGACACTGGCCATTGACGCCAAAGCCAAAGAGCTAAAAGCCCAGGGAGAAGACGTCATTGGTTTTGGGGCTGGAGAACCGGACTTTAATACCCCCGACCGCATCAAACAAGCGGCTATCAGGGCCATTGAAGCCAACGAGACTCATTACACACCTGTCGGTGGAACCAATGAGTTGAAAGATGCGATCATTACCAAAATGAAAAGAGATAATAGTTTGGACTATGATAGAAGCCAAATTTTGGTTTCATGCGGAGCCAAACATTCTTTCTATAACCTGGCGCAAGCCTTGTGGGAAGCAGGTGACGAGGTCATCATCCCCGCTCCTTACTGGGTTTCCTTTCCTGAGATGGTAGGTCTTTCAGGAGCCAAACCCGTTATCATAAATACTGACGCGGCAAATAATTTTAAAATCACCGTTGACCAGATTAAAGAAGTCCTGACTCCAAACACAAGGGCCTTGCTGATCAACACTCCGAGCAACCCCACCGGGTTCGCTTATGAAAAAGCAGAGTTGGAAGCCATTGCTGAATTTGCTTTGGCAAACAATTTATTACTCATCTCAGATGAAATTTATGAGTGGATAATTTTTGATGGGTTTCAACACACCAGCATCGCTTCGCTAAGTGAAGAAGCGCAAAAGAATTGTGTCGTGATCAATGGCGTCTCAAAATGCTATGCCATGACAGGTTGGAGAATCGGATACATTGCTGCCGATTCGGAAATTGTTAAAAAAGTTCAAAAGCTGCAAGGGCAAAGCACCTCGGGACCCTGTTCCATTTCTCAAGCGGCAAGCATTGAAGCGCTGACGGGTCCACATGACGATGTCCTTGCCATGGTCCGTGAATTTGAAAAACGCAGGAATGTCATGGTGGATCAATTGGCGGCCATCCCCGGAGTCACTTGTAATAAACCCAATGGTTCATTTTATTCCTTCCCGGATTTCTCAAGCCTTTATGGCAAAAAAGATCCTAACGGGAAAGAACTAAATGGTTCTTTGGATTTCACAGAATACCTTTTAACAGAAAAGAAGGTGGCTATTGTTCCTGGGATTGCATTTGGTGCTGATGCAAACGCCCGGATGTCTTTCGCATCATCTTTGGAATTAATTGAGGCGGGAGTTCAGAGAATAAAAGAAGCGGTCGGCAAGCTTTCTGATTGA